ACGGGCGTACTTCTTCACATCGACTGGCTCTGTAAAGGTCTGACCATTCAGATTGCCACCGTAGAAACTAACGGTGACACCAGATTGCTCGAAGCTATACTTAGATTCTGCCCGACGGAAGGGAATGTCAGCGCGGACAATTCCATCTGCATCAGTCAAAATCACTGGGAAGGTTTCAAAGAAGTTGGGGAGACGACGCACGGTCAATTCCCGTCCTTCAGAATCTTTGAATACGGCGTGACCTTGCCAAGATTGGGCAATACCATCACCCTTCACCATAGGCCCTGTACGGAATAGACCGCCTTTAGCGGGGCTATTACCAACATAATCATAGAAAGCCAGCTTTTCGGGAATTTGCGACCAGGCTTGGTCAAGGGTTGCACCTTGAGCAACACTAGTTTGGACGCGGCGCTGAATTTCTTGACGGAAGTAGCTTTGATCCCATTGATAGCGGGTGGGACCAAACAATTCTATGGGTGTGGCGGCGTTACCGTACCACATAGTACCAGCAACCACGAAAGCAGCGAAGAAGACTGCTGCAATACTGCTAGAAAGTACTGTTTCAATGTTCCCCATCCGTAGGGCTTTGTAGAGCCGTTCGGGGGGTCTAACTGTCAGGTGGAATAAGCCTGCAATAATACCAACAACACCAGCGGCAATGTGGTGAGCCGCAATGCCACCAGGATTATAGGGGTTAAAGCCATCTGGCCCCCATTCTGGTGCTACTGCCTGTGCTGCGCCAGTTATACCATAGGCGTCAGAAACCCATATCCCCGGCCCAAATAGTCCGGTGACGTGAAAAGCACCAAATCCAAAACAAAGTAGACCAGATAAGAACAGGTGAATGCCAAACATTTTTGGCAAGTCGAGAGCCGGTTCACCAGTGCGGGGATCTCTAAAGAGTTCCAAATCCCAGTAAACCCAGTGCCATACGGCGGCTAAAAATAGCAGACCGGAAAGAACAATATGAGCGGCAGCAACGCCTTCAAATGACCAGAAGCCAGGATCGCTTGATGGTCCACCAGTAACGTTCCAACCACCCCAAGATTGGGTGACGCCCAAACGTGCCATAAAGGGTAGGACGAACATCCCTTGACGCCACATTGGGTTGAGAACTGCATCGCTAGGGTCAAAAACAGCTAGTTCGTAGAGTGCCATCGAACCAGCCCAGCCTGCTACTAAGGCTGTGTGCATTAAGTGTACAGAAATCAGTCGCCCTGGATCATTCAGAACGACTGTATGTACTCGGTACCAGGGTAGTCCCATCGACTACGCTCCTCCTCGATGAGTTAGTTTACAAAGCAATTTTCTTACTGAGGTTATGAGAGACGAAAATCGCCACTCATAAAACTCTCTCTTGTTTTTTGTTATTGCCAGAGCCAGAGTATTACCACAGCTTAGTCTTAATAAGTCATACACCGTGGGTGCTTTGGCAATGCTTACTCGCTTCGGGAGGTTTACCTATGTAGGGTAGCCATCGCCAAGCAAAAATGAGAATGTTTTAAAAAGTGTAACTATTGATGGAATTGTTTGCAAGCGTGTAAATTGATGCGATCGCGTAGCATCTCTAAGTTTTTTCGCTACCAATACTCGTCAGGGATTAAATTTTCTTATCTTTTCTTTACGAGGAGTGGGGAAGCAGGGGAGCAGGGGAGAAGAGAAGTTGTAATAAGTTTTATCCCCTCTGCTCCCCATGCCCCATATCTACTGAACCACCAAGTGGATATTTTGCAGTTGACACTTCGCCTCGGCTGTACCCAGGCGTTCGATTACCTGTTCAGCGCTCATCAGACGCTTGAGTACTACTTGACCGATGGTCTGACTACCAATTACTGGTGTTGTTGGCTTCACTTCTACGGTTAAAACGGCTTCTTCAACTCGATAAAGCCAGAGCAATTCATTTTCTTCGACTAAACAAATATTCATGCGCTGAATATCTGGTTGGCGTCGCCATGCAGTTATTTGCCAGAGTCCATCAGATGCCCAAACTCTTGCAACTGCCCATCCCTCAGATAGAAAGAAATACTTCACGGTCTTAGTCTCACTATTTCGACTTTCAATCTGCTGTTAACAATATCGCGATCGCTTTAGTCGCTGATGTTCAAACACTCTTCTTTTTGACAATACAGCCAATCTTGACGATAAACCGCTCTATCGGTATCTGTTCCCAAGCAGCAACATTTAAAATCTCAACGTACACTACTTGGGCTAAGGTCAAACCTTAACAAGACCTATTTTCCTAGTAACCATGAATTTAAGACAAATTTAACCAATGTTGTAAAATTTTAATTAAATAAAAACTTTTCAATACTTAACAAATCTTAAATTTCAAATTCTGTATTTTATCAATGATTTTTTGTAACCAAACAGTGCATGGGCGTAGGCATCACACAGTAGCAGTAAACTTAATTATGAAGTTGAGTATCCGCCACAAATTTTTGATTGAGATGGCTACGGAGGGTTCCATCGAAACAAGAACCACTCTAAATTGTGAAGATTCAGCATAAGAGTCATAAATATAGTAAAATTGCTGACCGCTGATATCAAATATATTATTGCTATGACCTGGTTTTCCTTGTCCGTGAAACGGTGGGGTCGGATTACACAATTCCTATCTTTGTTCTGTCTATGTTTATTTTTAGTTGTTAGTTGCGCTCCTCGTCCGCAACCTTCTACGCCACCATCCGGTTCTGTAAATACCCCTACAGGTGATGGTCGTATTACTATCGGTACAACAGCAAAGCCCAGAACCCTTGATCCGGCTGATGCTTATGAGTTAGCATCTTTAGGCTTAGTGTTTAATATGAGCGATCGCCTCTACAACTACGAACCAGGAAGCACCGAAATTAAACCCCAATTAGCTACAGCATTACCCAAAGTCAGTCAAGACGGCTTAACTTATACCATCCCTTTACGCCAGGGAGTAGTTTTTCATGATGGTACTCCCTTCAATGCTCAAGCAATGGCCTTTACCATTCAGCGATTTATTGAAAATAAAGGAAAACCCTCATTCTTACTAGCTGATATAGTAGATTCTATCAAACCTACAAGCGAGTATGAGTTAACCATCAAGTTGAAAAAGCCCTTTGCAGCTTTTCCCTCACTGCTGGCATTTCCTGGAATTTGTGCAGTTTCGCCAAAAGCTTATGAAGTCGGCGCTGGTAAATTCAAACCGAATATTTTTGTGGGAACTGGCCCTTACAAATTAGGACAGTATGGTACTGATTCCATCCGATTTGATGTGTTTGATAAATACTGGGGAGAAAAACCAGCTAACAAAGGTGTTAATCTCCAAATTCAAACTAGTCCAGTTAATTTGTTTAATGCTTTCCGTACAGGTGCAATCGATGTAGCTTATCTATCGCTGCAACCAGATCAAAATCGGAGTTTGGAAGAAGGTGGTAAAAAAGGGGATTGGCAAGCGATCGCAGCTGAAGGTAGTGTAGTAAGTTATCTGGTATTAAACCGGAATCAAAAGCCTTTAGATAAATTAGAGGTAAGACAAGCGATCGCATCCATAATTGACCGTCCACTTTTAAATGAGCGGGTGTTACTTGGTCAAGCAGATCCGCTATATAGCATGATTCCCACAACATTTAAAGTTTCTGTGCCATTATTCAAAGATAAATATGGCGATGCTAACTTCGATCAAGCTAAAAAATTATTAACTACCGCTGGCTTCTCCAAAGAGAATCCTGCAAAAGTGCAAGTTTGGTATCCTTCTAGTTCACCTACTCGGAGTTTGGCAGCACAGACACTCAAATCTCTTGTGGATGTCAAAATGGATGGAATACTGCAATTTGAAATTACCCAAGCGGAAGGGCCTGCCTTCTTTAAAGATATTGCCAAAGGTTTGTATCCGGCAGCTTTACTTGATTGGTATCCAGACTTTTTAGATCCAGATAATTACGTCCAGCCATTTTTGTCTTGTGACAAAGGTTCTGCTGCGAAAGGATGCGAAGATGGAGGCAGTCAAACTCAGGGTTCGTTCTACTATAACGAAGCCATAAATAAACTGATTGATGGGCAACGCAAAGAACAAAATCCCGAAGCGCGTCAGAAAATTTTTACCGAAATTCAAACGCAAGTTACTACTGATGTACCTTATGTTCCTTTATGGCAAAACAAAGACTATGTATTTGCCCGAAATGGTGTTAATGGCGTAAAACTTAACCCTACCCAAATTTTGGTTTACCAGACACTTAAAAAGTAGTCATTGGTCACTTGTACTGAGCGTAGTCGAAGTATTAGTCATTGGTCATTAGTAATAACTGTTGACCATTGACTTTTGACTATTCAATAAAAATTTCATGTTTAATATATATTTAGGTGATAGCTAAAATAGTTCCTAAAATTGTATTTTGAATCTTAAACTTTAAATTCCTTATGTCTCGTTCTAAAGCTTTACAATATTACATTATTTCTCGGTTGCTTCTTGCGCCACTTCAACTATTAACGATCATCACCATTGTATTTCTCTTACTAAGAGCAACACCAGGAGATCCAGCAGATGCAATTCTTGGTGGACGTGCGCCAGAAGCAGCTAAAGAAGAATTGCGAAAACAACTTGGTTTAAACCTTCCGTTGTGGCTACAGTATCTAAATTATTTGGGAAGCATACTGCGCTTTGACTTGGGAACCTCCTTAATGAGTCGCGGACAAAATGTCTGGGACATCATTGGGCAATATTTCCCGGCGACAGTGGAGTTAGCAGTATGTAGTATGGCGGTTGCACTCATCGTCGGCATTGCAGTTGGAACTCTTTCAGCTTCCCGTCCTGGGACATATTTTGATGTCGGCGGGCGCTTATTTGGGATCATCACCTACGCACTTCCGATGTTTTGGGCGGGAATGCTTTTGCAGTTGATTTTCTCAGTCCAATTGGGTTGGTTTCCTAATTCCAACCGGTTTCCGCCCAATCTATCGGCTCCGACTACTGTCACTGGATTGTATACAATTGATAGCTTGCTCGGTGGAAATTTCACTCAGTTTTTCACATCCTTACACCATCTGGCTCTACCGAGTCTCACACTAGGAATTTTGCTCAGTGGGATTTTTGAGCGAATTGTGCGAGTGAATTTAAAGCAAACTTTGCAAGCAGATTATGTAGAAGCGGCTAGAGCTAGAGGTATTGGTGAAAATAAGATTTTAGCCTCTCACGCTTTAAAGAATGCTTTAATTCCAGTGATTACAGTCTTGGGATTAACTTTTGCGTCTCTGTTGGGTGGAGCGATTTTGACAGAGGTAACATTTTCTTGGCCTGGTTTAGCTAATCGACTTTATCAAGCGATCGCCGATCGCGATTATCCCACAGTCCAGGGAGTGCTGGTGTTTTTTGGTGCGATCGTTGTCAGTGCCAGCATTTTGATTGATATTTTAAACGCTTATGTAGATCCGCGAATTCGATATTAAATTTCTTGAGAAATGCCACTAGCTAAAATCCCAATAATTTTATTCACATCTTTGAGATAATATTCACTATTTCACTGTTTTTACAAAACTAAAAATATATTAGTTTGCTCGTGCCTACCGACTTAATGATTTAGAAAAAACTTTTCATTAGTCAGGCAAAGGAGTTAAACAATTGAAAGCTAACTTTATATCGTAGCAAAACCTTCTGTTTCGTCTACTTATGAATGTTATTAAGCAGCACCAATTTAATTTTTTCTATTGCGTTTGCTTTAGTTTCGACCTCGCAATCAAGGTACACAGTAATGGCAACTGAAAACCTTGTCTTTTATAGTTTCGAGTTAAATATCAGAAAATATTATTACTTTTTTATTACTGGAGATATCCAGATAAACTCACTGTAATAACGTTAACAACATTATTATTCGTATCGTATCCAAAGTAAGTATAATAAAACCCATCACCCAACGCCGTTGCAAATGCAATAACATTTGCTTTATTGAACTCATTGACACACATATTAGCCAACATTACGCCAAGGCTATTTTCTTCTTCGAGTAAATTATCTAGTTTGCAAGCTAAAGTGTGTTCATAAATTTCTGTTTCCCAAGTATTATTAATAATAATTTGAGCAGCATCCGCATCCATAAAGCACCCTATTCCAGAATCAACTCCATAACCAAAAAATCCCTCTCCTTCTTTTAAATCACTTAATTTTTCACCAACTCTAGTAGCTAATTCCCATCGCACTGCGGTTACTTCGCTAATCTGAACCATAGCATAAGCAACCATTGGTTCTTCGTTATTAAGGTTGCGTGCAATGCTCAAAAAAACTGGATAACAACCAGTCTTAAAATTGGGACTAAAGGGGTCTGTGCCAGGAAAAACTAGGGGATCACAAGCTATTAATTTTCCTGAAGTTAAGTTTAGTTTCCCAATTTTATAGGGATTAAGAATAAAAATACCAAATCGTGTATTTAGCCTTTGACCTGTTTGGAAAGCTTTTGATAAATCAATATTTATCATCTTTTATCAGATTATTTATTTAAGGATCATTAATTCCAATCTTATACAAATCTATTGAGATAGACTCGACCGCGCAAGTCAGTTGCGACGAACAGGCGGCTGAAAACCTCACAAATACAGCATTAAAAACGAATTAATCAAATTTTTGTTACTTGATTTTCTTAGCAAACTTTAGGCACGAACACATTTAAAACTTTTAAACACAAACACTTTTCTTGCTTAAGTTCTGTTCTGCGGCCACTTGATAGTATTATTCTTACAATCTTTTGGCAACTCCAGCTTCTTGCTCTAATAATTGAGCCAAAGCACGTCCCCTGATAAATTCTTCAAATTCATCCACCACTCACCCCCCGCATTAACCAACGTATATTGCTTTAAATTAGCCGCTTTTAACGCAATGTCGGTTAACCCCACATTAAGCGACATCAAAGGGCGATCGCATTTGCTATATCGGAGTACCCATTTGCTATTTATTGAAGGCTTATCTTCTTAAACTGCGCGGGTCAAGTGCATCTCTCAGCCCATCACCGAGTAAGTTGAATGCCAGCACTGTGAGGATAATCAGCACAGCTGACGGCCAAATTAGCCAAGGTTGCAACACCAAAATTGAAGCATTGCTAGCCAGAGAAAGCATATTTCCCCAAGAGGGGTCTGGTTGTTGAATACCCAAGCCGATGAGACTCAATATCGCCTCTGCACCAATAAAGCTGGGAATTGCAAGAGTCGCAGAGATAACTACATAACTAGCCGTTTGCGGTAAAACATGGCGGAGGATGATATAAAGTGGGTTCCCGCCCATTGCACGCGAAGCTTGGACAAATTCTCGCTCTTTAATTGATAGTACCTGTCCCCGAATGACTCGTGCTAAACCAGCCCAGCTAATAACGGAAGTAATCACCACAATCAACAAAAAGCGCTGGGTACTACTTAAACCCGCTGGTAAGACTGCGCCCAATGTCACCAAAAGATAAATACTAGGGAAAGTCATTAGCACTTCTGCCAAGCGCATAATTAGGCTATCAGTTACACCGCCGAAATAGCCAGAAATTCCCCCAATGAGCAAACCAAGGGGATAGGTAATGATAATGCCAAAAATCCCGATAAACATACTGATGCGACCGCCATGTAAAAGGCGGCTGAATTGGTCGCGCCCTTGGTCATCAGTACCCAATATGTTGACTTTTGTGCCACTTGTTGTCCCAAATAAATGCCAATTTAAGGGAATACCAGGAAAGATCGTGACTTCATCCCACTTCGGGGGTAATGGCAAACTCATCTGCAACAATCGGTATTCTGGCCCGGAGACAAATAGACGCAGAGGTGATGGATTTTTGAAGTCTACAATGAGTTTGCGATCGCCTGTTTCTAAATTAGTATCTCCCTGAGTCGTCGGATAAACATGGGGGCCGATAAACTGCCCTGACTGAGAAACCCAGTGGATCTTAGTTGGTGGCAGCAGTGAACCATTAGGCTGTGAAGCATAGGGGTCATAAGGAGCTACGAAATCAGCTGCAATTACTCCTATATAGAAAATTAACAGTAAAATAGCCCCAAATCGTGCCAAAGGATTTTTCTTCAGTCGTCGCCACCAATCCATAGTAGTTAGGAGTTATAAGTTAGGAGTTATGAGTTATTAAGTTTTTATCTTAATTCATAACTCATGATTAATAATTTTCAACTCCTAAACTCCTAACTCCCAACTCTTAGCTCTTAACTGCTAACTGCTCTAAATACCTTTGCTGTTCTTCTTGTTGTTTTTCATGTTCCACAACAAACACGTTTGAGTAAAGATTTGCAAGAATTTGTTTTCCCTGTTGTGTCAATGATAGGTAATGCAGTCCTTCTTGAATATAGGGATATACGCCATTCCAGTAAAACTTAGCGTAGTTATTGCGTAAATCGGCAGGGGTTTTATAGCCCAAAACTTTATTTACACCAGTTTCTTCAAATTCGTAAAATAAAGAAGTAATTTTCTTCAGGTAACGTGGGTCGCTTAGTTGACCAATCAAATCAGCAGCCCGGACTAATCCGGCAAAACACCTTGTATCTTGATGATCTTCTGCCGCAGGTACCGGAAATCGAGTCAATTCAATATTGCTCTTAATTGCCTCAGCATCTATTAACTTGTGACCTCCAAAACGCTCATCAATAAAAAGCTTGGCTCTATCAACATGATACGGCGTCAAACTGGCATCAGAAGCACCAGCAGCCACAGAAATCATTCTGCCATTTTTACCTGTGGCATATAAGTTTGCTGTTTCTCGGTCTTGCCGACAAACCCCTTTAACGTAGCCAATATCGTGACACACTAAGGAAATAATACAATGCAACCAGTCTTCACTGGAAACACCGCCTTCCCTAATATGTTTACCA
This portion of the Nostoc sp. GT001 genome encodes:
- a CDS encoding DUF4241 domain-containing protein; amino-acid sequence: MINIDLSKAFQTGQRLNTRFGIFILNPYKIGKLNLTSGKLIACDPLVFPGTDPFSPNFKTGCYPVFLSIARNLNNEEPMVAYAMVQISEVTAVRWELATRVGEKLSDLKEGEGFFGYGVDSGIGCFMDADAAQIIINNTWETEIYEHTLACKLDNLLEEENSLGVMLANMCVNEFNKANVIAFATALGDGFYYTYFGYDTNNNVVNVITVSLSGYLQ
- a CDS encoding ABC transporter permease; protein product: MDWWRRLKKNPLARFGAILLLIFYIGVIAADFVAPYDPYASQPNGSLLPPTKIHWVSQSGQFIGPHVYPTTQGDTNLETGDRKLIVDFKNPSPLRLFVSGPEYRLLQMSLPLPPKWDEVTIFPGIPLNWHLFGTTSGTKVNILGTDDQGRDQFSRLLHGGRISMFIGIFGIIITYPLGLLIGGISGYFGGVTDSLIMRLAEVLMTFPSIYLLVTLGAVLPAGLSSTQRFLLIVVITSVISWAGLARVIRGQVLSIKEREFVQASRAMGGNPLYIILRHVLPQTASYVVISATLAIPSFIGAEAILSLIGLGIQQPDPSWGNMLSLASNASILVLQPWLIWPSAVLIILTVLAFNLLGDGLRDALDPRSLRR
- a CDS encoding Npun_R2479 family HD domain-containing metalloprotein, with translation MFNATEILIDAFVNEIRDGYRRTYGCFKNDYQDIIAWAGNMALENIANSDALYHNVEHTVLVALVGQEILRGKHIREGGVSSEDWLHCIISLVCHDIGYVKGVCRQDRETANLYATGKNGRMISVAAGASDASLTPYHVDRAKLFIDERFGGHKLIDAEAIKSNIELTRFPVPAAEDHQDTRCFAGLVRAADLIGQLSDPRYLKKITSLFYEFEETGVNKVLGYKTPADLRNNYAKFYWNGVYPYIQEGLHYLSLTQQGKQILANLYSNVFVVEHEKQQEEQQRYLEQLAVKS
- a CDS encoding ABC transporter permease, with product MSRSKALQYYIISRLLLAPLQLLTIITIVFLLLRATPGDPADAILGGRAPEAAKEELRKQLGLNLPLWLQYLNYLGSILRFDLGTSLMSRGQNVWDIIGQYFPATVELAVCSMAVALIVGIAVGTLSASRPGTYFDVGGRLFGIITYALPMFWAGMLLQLIFSVQLGWFPNSNRFPPNLSAPTTVTGLYTIDSLLGGNFTQFFTSLHHLALPSLTLGILLSGIFERIVRVNLKQTLQADYVEAARARGIGENKILASHALKNALIPVITVLGLTFASLLGGAILTEVTFSWPGLANRLYQAIADRDYPTVQGVLVFFGAIVVSASILIDILNAYVDPRIRY
- a CDS encoding ABC transporter substrate-binding protein, with protein sequence MTWFSLSVKRWGRITQFLSLFCLCLFLVVSCAPRPQPSTPPSGSVNTPTGDGRITIGTTAKPRTLDPADAYELASLGLVFNMSDRLYNYEPGSTEIKPQLATALPKVSQDGLTYTIPLRQGVVFHDGTPFNAQAMAFTIQRFIENKGKPSFLLADIVDSIKPTSEYELTIKLKKPFAAFPSLLAFPGICAVSPKAYEVGAGKFKPNIFVGTGPYKLGQYGTDSIRFDVFDKYWGEKPANKGVNLQIQTSPVNLFNAFRTGAIDVAYLSLQPDQNRSLEEGGKKGDWQAIAAEGSVVSYLVLNRNQKPLDKLEVRQAIASIIDRPLLNERVLLGQADPLYSMIPTTFKVSVPLFKDKYGDANFDQAKKLLTTAGFSKENPAKVQVWYPSSSPTRSLAAQTLKSLVDVKMDGILQFEITQAEGPAFFKDIAKGLYPAALLDWYPDFLDPDNYVQPFLSCDKGSAAKGCEDGGSQTQGSFYYNEAINKLIDGQRKEQNPEARQKIFTEIQTQVTTDVPYVPLWQNKDYVFARNGVNGVKLNPTQILVYQTLKK
- the psbB gene encoding photosystem II chlorophyll-binding protein CP47; this encodes MGLPWYRVHTVVLNDPGRLISVHLMHTALVAGWAGSMALYELAVFDPSDAVLNPMWRQGMFVLPFMARLGVTQSWGGWNVTGGPSSDPGFWSFEGVAAAHIVLSGLLFLAAVWHWVYWDLELFRDPRTGEPALDLPKMFGIHLFLSGLLCFGFGAFHVTGLFGPGIWVSDAYGITGAAQAVAPEWGPDGFNPYNPGGIAAHHIAAGVVGIIAGLFHLTVRPPERLYKALRMGNIETVLSSSIAAVFFAAFVVAGTMWYGNAATPIELFGPTRYQWDQSYFRQEIQRRVQTSVAQGATLDQAWSQIPEKLAFYDYVGNSPAKGGLFRTGPMVKGDGIAQSWQGHAVFKDSEGRELTVRRLPNFFETFPVILTDADGIVRADIPFRRAESKYSFEQSGVTVSFYGGNLNGQTFTEPVDVKKYARKAQGGEIFEFDRETLNSDGVFRTSPRGWFTFGHAVFALLFFFGHLWHGARTIYRDVFAGVDADLEEQVEWGLFQKVGDKSTRRKEAL